Proteins found in one Desulfuromonas sp. genomic segment:
- a CDS encoding insulinase family protein — translation MMLRISLLVLLLGPLLACSAPVQKTVRPDQLDFPALEFDVPAIEQTRLSNGIRVYLLEDQELPLVEVTAMIGAGSISDPVELDGRGELFAGLLQDGGAGERGPKELEDYLEGLAIDFGVATDTYMTTIDLSLPKEDVAAGLRILDDVLRRPRFDAKRLELLRRQMLENIRRRDDNPGSIASRVLNETIYADHPFGRTSTVESVSAITRDDLRTFHRRHFTPDNLWLAISGDFDRESMLAELEKLFVAWQPADHLGQPLPMIRPGLEPGIRVFEKDVSQTTIRLGHLGISKDNPDLHAIRVMNFILGGGGFNSRMLREIRSNRGLAYSVYSYFKIGRKLPGSFIAGSETKCASTVEVVRLMLDEIERIRTGPVSAEELALAKESRINSFVFAFTDSHQVLTQQVRLDYFNYPEDYLKTYRDKIAALTREDILRVAREYLKPDRLVIVLVGRSAEFGDGLDSLGRPVFPVPTEKTAAGIKE, via the coding sequence ATGATGTTGCGAATCTCTCTGCTTGTCCTGCTGCTCGGCCCGCTTCTCGCCTGTTCGGCGCCGGTCCAGAAAACGGTCCGGCCCGATCAGCTTGATTTCCCGGCTCTTGAATTCGACGTCCCTGCAATTGAACAGACCCGTTTGTCCAACGGCATCCGGGTCTATCTTCTCGAAGACCAGGAGTTGCCGCTGGTCGAGGTGACCGCGATGATCGGCGCCGGCTCGATTTCCGATCCGGTTGAGCTCGATGGACGCGGTGAACTCTTTGCCGGATTACTGCAGGATGGTGGCGCCGGTGAGCGTGGTCCGAAGGAGCTTGAAGACTACCTTGAAGGGCTCGCCATCGACTTCGGAGTGGCAACCGATACCTATATGACGACGATCGATCTTTCCCTGCCGAAGGAGGATGTCGCGGCCGGCTTGCGTATTCTCGATGATGTGCTGCGACGGCCCCGTTTCGATGCGAAACGTCTCGAATTGTTGCGGCGACAGATGCTCGAGAACATCCGGCGGCGTGACGATAATCCGGGTTCGATCGCCTCCCGGGTTTTGAATGAGACGATTTATGCCGATCATCCGTTCGGCCGGACCTCAACCGTTGAGTCGGTTTCGGCGATCACGCGCGATGATCTGCGCACCTTCCATCGTCGCCACTTTACCCCTGATAATCTGTGGCTGGCGATCAGCGGTGATTTCGACCGTGAATCGATGCTGGCCGAGCTCGAGAAACTTTTTGTTGCCTGGCAGCCGGCAGATCATCTTGGTCAACCCTTGCCGATGATCCGGCCAGGTCTCGAGCCGGGGATCAGGGTCTTTGAAAAGGATGTTTCGCAGACAACGATTCGCCTTGGACATCTCGGGATCAGCAAGGACAATCCCGATCTGCACGCGATCCGGGTGATGAATTTTATTCTCGGCGGCGGCGGGTTCAACTCCCGGATGTTACGTGAGATCCGCTCAAATCGGGGTCTCGCCTATTCGGTTTATTCCTATTTCAAAATTGGCCGCAAACTGCCAGGATCGTTTATTGCCGGCAGCGAGACCAAGTGTGCGAGCACGGTTGAAGTCGTGCGCCTGATGCTCGATGAAATCGAGAGGATCCGGACCGGGCCGGTCAGCGCCGAAGAGTTGGCCCTGGCCAAGGAGAGCCGGATCAATTCTTTTGTCTTTGCCTTTACCGACAGCCACCAGGTTCTGACCCAGCAGGTTCGACTCGATTATTTCAACTATCCCGAGGACTACCTTAAGACCTACCGTGACAAGATTGCGGCGTTGACCAGGGAGGACATCCTCCGGGTCGCCCGTGAGTACCTCAAGCCGGATCGACTGGTGATTGTTCTGGTCGGTCGTTCGGCCGAATTTGGCGACGGTCTCGATTCCCTCGGCCGCCCGGTTTTTCCAGTACCGACGGAAAAGACCGCAGCAGGGATCAAGGAGTAA